One window of the Amycolatopsis mediterranei genome contains the following:
- a CDS encoding oxygenase MpaB family protein: protein MSNLSRRNALSLGVALGLVGAASVVPAWASTAAADPWWVWDDEVDRLMAGVLDTGGVPAVNTALRSWVDNADPLPSGLPADLAAWLQGVNRLPSWADPVKLRRAADFNRRKDTYLFVLYGLGSGIMSTVIPREARSVYWSAGGAAMQDRAAKTFTFGYDLSEAGAFEPSGQFVVTANKTRLVHAAVRHLLPQSPHWRAVADERVPISNGDILVTFHSLGTFVHRKLKEWHVPMSAADEDAFLHQWQVAIHLLGVRDEFIPQTWAAADTQSAQVLTPLLAPTPEGKQLAADLLGLTAQIDLGVTRGFLNEFVRYVLSNEVGDWLGLPRDYAAATLIRTGWPAYIAFREGLLPIAPAAFHLFDQFVRALAMLFLNKGTSPTSTPITIPAGNRPGA, encoded by the coding sequence ATGAGCAATCTCAGCAGGAGGAACGCACTTTCGCTCGGCGTCGCGCTGGGCCTGGTGGGCGCGGCGAGCGTCGTCCCGGCCTGGGCGTCGACGGCCGCGGCCGACCCCTGGTGGGTCTGGGACGACGAGGTGGATCGCCTGATGGCGGGCGTCCTCGACACCGGTGGGGTCCCCGCGGTCAACACCGCCCTGCGGTCGTGGGTGGACAACGCCGACCCGCTGCCGTCCGGCCTGCCCGCCGACCTCGCCGCCTGGCTCCAGGGCGTCAACCGGCTGCCGTCCTGGGCCGACCCCGTCAAGCTGCGCCGCGCCGCCGACTTCAACCGGCGCAAGGACACCTACCTGTTCGTCCTCTACGGCCTCGGCAGCGGCATCATGAGCACGGTCATCCCGCGGGAGGCCCGATCGGTCTACTGGTCCGCGGGCGGCGCCGCCATGCAGGACCGCGCGGCCAAGACGTTCACCTTCGGCTACGACCTGAGCGAAGCCGGCGCGTTCGAGCCCTCGGGCCAGTTCGTGGTCACGGCCAACAAGACGCGCCTGGTGCACGCGGCCGTGCGGCACCTGCTGCCGCAGTCGCCGCACTGGCGGGCGGTGGCCGACGAGCGGGTGCCGATCAGCAACGGCGACATCCTGGTCACCTTCCACAGCCTCGGCACCTTCGTGCACCGGAAGCTCAAGGAATGGCACGTCCCGATGTCCGCCGCGGACGAGGACGCCTTCCTGCACCAGTGGCAGGTCGCCATCCACCTGCTCGGCGTCCGCGACGAGTTCATCCCGCAGACGTGGGCCGCGGCGGACACGCAATCGGCCCAAGTGCTCACCCCGCTGCTCGCCCCGACACCCGAAGGCAAGCAGCTCGCCGCGGACCTGCTCGGGCTGACCGCCCAGATCGACCTGGGCGTCACCCGCGGTTTCCTGAACGAGTTCGTGCGGTACGTGCTGAGCAACGAAGTCGGCGACTGGCTCGGCCTGCCGCGCGACTACGCGGCGGCCACCCTGATCCGCACCGGGTGGCCCGCGTACATCGCCTTCCGGGAAGGCCTGCTGCCCATCGCCCCGGCGGCGTTCCACCTCTTCGACCAGTTCGTCCGCGCGCTCGCCATGCTGTTCCTCAACAAGGGCACGTCCCCGACGAGCACGCCCATCACGATCCCGGCCGGAAACCGGCCCGGCGCCTGA
- a CDS encoding SigE family RNA polymerase sigma factor has translation MKQTEDAEPGRDAEFREFVRSRGTPLHRSAYLLCGDRHLADDVVQDTLVKVYQHWRRVRQADSPEAYVRRILLNEVRGRWRRRERSVPVAEFADEPAVADPSDDVIRRDGLRQALLTLPLRQRATVVLRYLEGLSERETAAVLGCSTGTVKSQSSRALAGLKSFFDRTGTML, from the coding sequence GTGAAGCAGACAGAGGACGCCGAGCCCGGCCGCGACGCGGAGTTCCGCGAGTTCGTGCGCAGCCGGGGGACGCCGCTGCACCGGAGCGCGTACCTGCTCTGCGGTGACCGGCACCTGGCCGACGACGTGGTCCAGGACACGCTGGTCAAGGTCTACCAGCACTGGCGGCGGGTGCGGCAGGCCGACAGCCCGGAGGCCTACGTCCGGCGCATCCTGCTCAACGAGGTGCGCGGGCGGTGGCGGCGGCGGGAGCGCTCGGTGCCGGTCGCGGAGTTCGCCGACGAACCCGCCGTGGCCGACCCGTCCGACGACGTGATCCGGCGCGACGGGCTCCGGCAGGCGCTGTTGACGCTGCCGTTGCGGCAGCGCGCGACGGTCGTCCTGCGCTACCTCGAGGGCTTGTCCGAGCGCGAGACGGCGGCGGTCCTGGGCTGCTCGACGGGCACCGTGAAGAGCCAGAGCTCGCGGGCGCTGGCCGGCCTCAAATCCTTCTTCGACCGGACGGGGACGATGCTGTGA
- a CDS encoding thiamine pyrophosphate-requiring protein — protein MSQTVGDYLLQRLREWGVEQVFAYPGDGINGIVASFGKADNQPRFVQARHEEMAAFAAVGYAKFSGKVGVCMATSGPGAIHLLNGLYDAKLDHVPVVAIVGQTARSAMGGSYQQEVDLQALFKDVASEYLVEVNVPEQLPNALDRAIRTAEASRCPTALIIPADLQEEAYSPPQHAFKQVPSSPPGTSWSRPVPAEADIDAAAEVLNAGEKVAILVGQGARGAAQEVREVAEITGAGVAKALLGKDVLPDDLPWVTGSIGLLGTRPSYELMRDCDTLLIVGSNFPYSQFLPDFGQARAVQIDLDGRLIGMRYPTEVNLVGDSAATLRALLPKLASKPDRAWRETIEKNVASWWETVEKEAAVEADPVNPMAIVSELSKRIPENAIVTADSGSSTNWYARNLRIRGDIRGSLSGTLATMGPAVPYAIGAKFAHPDRPVIALVGDGAMQMNGLAELITIARYHTLWSDPRLVICVFHNNDLNQVTWELRAMGGAPKFEESQTLPDVDYASFALSLGLAAVTVDKPDQLASAWDTALTAGKPAVLDVRCDPDVPPIPPHATFEQVKSATEAVLKGDPDAFHLVVQGVKTKLQEFLPGKNR, from the coding sequence ATGAGCCAGACAGTCGGTGACTACCTGCTCCAGCGCCTGCGCGAATGGGGCGTGGAGCAGGTGTTCGCCTATCCGGGCGACGGCATCAACGGGATCGTCGCCTCGTTCGGCAAAGCGGACAACCAGCCCCGGTTCGTGCAGGCCCGGCATGAGGAGATGGCGGCCTTCGCCGCGGTCGGCTACGCGAAGTTCAGCGGCAAGGTCGGCGTCTGCATGGCCACCTCCGGCCCGGGCGCGATCCACCTGCTCAACGGCCTCTACGACGCCAAGCTCGACCACGTGCCGGTGGTCGCGATCGTCGGGCAGACCGCGCGCAGCGCGATGGGCGGCAGCTACCAGCAGGAGGTCGACCTGCAGGCGCTGTTCAAGGACGTCGCGAGCGAATACCTCGTCGAGGTCAACGTGCCCGAGCAGCTGCCGAACGCGCTCGACCGGGCCATCCGGACGGCCGAGGCGTCCCGCTGCCCGACCGCCCTGATCATCCCCGCGGACCTGCAGGAGGAGGCGTACTCGCCGCCGCAGCACGCGTTCAAGCAGGTGCCCTCCAGCCCGCCGGGCACGTCCTGGTCCCGGCCGGTGCCGGCCGAGGCCGACATCGACGCGGCAGCCGAGGTGCTCAACGCCGGCGAGAAGGTCGCCATCCTCGTCGGGCAGGGCGCCCGCGGCGCGGCCCAGGAGGTCCGCGAGGTCGCCGAGATCACCGGCGCGGGTGTGGCGAAGGCGTTGCTGGGCAAGGACGTGCTGCCCGACGACCTGCCGTGGGTGACCGGCTCGATCGGGCTGCTCGGCACCCGCCCGAGCTACGAGCTGATGCGCGACTGCGACACGCTGCTGATCGTCGGCTCGAACTTCCCGTACAGCCAGTTCCTGCCGGACTTCGGCCAGGCGCGGGCCGTGCAGATCGACCTCGACGGCCGGCTGATCGGGATGCGCTACCCGACCGAGGTCAACCTCGTCGGCGACAGCGCGGCCACGCTGCGCGCGCTCCTGCCGAAGCTGGCGAGCAAGCCGGACCGGGCGTGGCGCGAGACGATCGAGAAGAACGTCGCCTCCTGGTGGGAGACCGTCGAGAAGGAAGCCGCCGTCGAGGCCGACCCGGTGAACCCGATGGCGATCGTGTCCGAGCTGTCGAAGCGGATCCCGGAGAACGCCATCGTCACCGCGGACTCCGGCTCCTCCACCAACTGGTACGCCCGCAACCTCCGCATCCGCGGCGACATCCGCGGGTCGCTGTCGGGCACCCTGGCCACCATGGGCCCGGCCGTCCCGTACGCCATCGGCGCCAAGTTCGCCCACCCCGACCGGCCGGTGATCGCCCTCGTCGGCGACGGCGCCATGCAGATGAACGGCCTCGCCGAGCTGATCACCATCGCGCGCTACCACACCCTGTGGAGCGACCCGCGCCTCGTGATCTGCGTCTTCCACAACAACGACCTCAACCAGGTCACCTGGGAGCTGCGCGCGATGGGCGGCGCCCCCAAGTTCGAGGAATCCCAGACCCTGCCGGACGTCGACTACGCGAGCTTCGCCCTGTCCCTCGGCCTCGCCGCCGTCACGGTCGACAAGCCGGACCAGCTGGCTTCGGCCTGGGACACCGCGCTCACCGCGGGCAAGCCGGCGGTGCTGGACGTCCGCTGCGACCCGGACGTGCCGCCGATCCCGCCGCACGCCACCTTCGAGCAGGTGAAGTCGGCGACCGAAGCCGTGCTCAAGGGCGACCCCGACGCGTTCCACCTCGTCGTGCAGGGGGTCAAGACGAAGCTGCAGGAGTTCCTGCCCGGGAAGAACCGGTGA
- a CDS encoding TetR/AcrR family transcriptional regulator: MTAEPAAAVRPRNRRQLIVEAGAAVFGERGYHAASMDEIAARVGITAAALYRHFPNKYALFAACANVMADRLVAALAEVAPDASLAEIFAAVTRVTVAHRETGGVYRWEARYLEREDRRLLAGKFADVVERVAAAVRREHPWPGEHLRAVAALGAIGSVTTHHNAMAQRRVGELLRAAALRVAATGPAAAHAPLVEIPAPPVPRTRRSEILAAAVPLFERDGFATVTNGRIAEAVGLVPSALYRYFPGKADILAAACLQAAGLLAQAVEHNLRGTTDPHGALSALTATYVAYSFEHSALNSVANAEIAGLPDGLRRPLVAAQREHIAVWEQHLREARPDLDARQARVLVHAGFGVVVEAGRRLRWADRPEHRAAVAALLVSALGL; the protein is encoded by the coding sequence GTGACCGCCGAGCCGGCCGCGGCCGTCCGGCCCCGCAACCGGCGGCAGCTCATCGTCGAGGCGGGGGCCGCCGTGTTCGGCGAGCGCGGTTACCACGCGGCGTCCATGGACGAGATCGCGGCGCGCGTGGGCATCACCGCGGCCGCGCTGTACCGGCACTTCCCGAACAAGTACGCGCTGTTCGCCGCGTGCGCGAACGTGATGGCGGACCGGCTCGTCGCCGCGCTCGCCGAGGTCGCCCCGGACGCGTCCCTCGCGGAAATCTTCGCCGCCGTCACCCGGGTCACCGTCGCCCACCGGGAAACCGGGGGCGTGTACCGGTGGGAGGCCCGGTATCTCGAGCGCGAAGACCGGCGGCTGCTCGCGGGGAAGTTCGCGGACGTCGTCGAGCGCGTGGCGGCGGCGGTGCGGCGCGAGCACCCGTGGCCCGGCGAGCACCTGCGGGCCGTGGCGGCGCTGGGGGCCATCGGATCCGTCACGACGCACCACAACGCGATGGCCCAGCGCCGGGTCGGGGAACTGCTGCGGGCCGCCGCCCTGCGGGTGGCCGCCACCGGCCCCGCCGCGGCGCACGCGCCCCTCGTCGAGATCCCCGCCCCGCCGGTGCCCCGGACCCGGCGGTCGGAGATCCTCGCGGCCGCCGTCCCGCTGTTCGAACGGGACGGGTTCGCCACCGTGACGAACGGCCGGATCGCCGAGGCGGTGGGGCTGGTGCCGTCCGCGCTCTACCGCTACTTCCCCGGCAAGGCCGACATCCTGGCGGCGGCCTGCCTGCAGGCCGCCGGGCTGCTGGCCCAGGCGGTCGAGCACAACCTGCGCGGGACCACCGATCCGCACGGCGCCTTGAGCGCCCTGACGGCGACGTACGTGGCGTACAGCTTCGAGCACAGTGCCCTCAACAGCGTGGCCAACGCGGAAATCGCCGGCCTGCCCGACGGCCTGCGCCGCCCGCTGGTCGCCGCGCAGCGCGAGCACATCGCCGTGTGGGAGCAGCACCTGCGCGAAGCCCGCCCGGACCTGGATGCCCGCCAGGCCCGGGTGCTGGTGCACGCGGGCTTCGGCGTGGTGGTCGAGGCCGGCCGCCGGCTGCGGTGGGCCGACCGCCCGGAGCACCGCGCCGCGGTGGCCGCCCTGCTCGTGAGCGCCCTCGGCCTGTGA
- a CDS encoding low temperature requirement protein A produces MTDVDEGGKRVGWVELYFDLVFVFAVGQVAHGIVADPHWARAAAALGLFATLWWTWIGFAVLYNRRGDDSRVADRLFVLAGTIPCGIAATQAHHVFEGHPAIFAAAMAAVRLILAAAHRWPRDGIDQRRISVGYAVSAVLFGVSAALPHSWASWALWAVALLQEAGFLLLGDHRERRRGERPTREARWRIMLAPPRDPNLAVDSAHLAERFGLFMILLLGELVITVGTAALERPADDLGYWLALAGGLVLAGALWWVYFSSAAEIYERMLGFSGGNPALAYSLYAGGHLLPAFALVLMAAGVNLSLAESPPTAAVWFTTAGLTIYLAGTRVFAMGSHRWYFGLARVAALAATASLAFLDRLLPAPAVVLVIAVWAAGTAAVTTVIRRRSLTDLGDDPVAFLRQAADRHRDSGSRG; encoded by the coding sequence GTGACCGATGTGGACGAAGGCGGCAAGCGGGTCGGCTGGGTCGAGCTGTACTTCGACCTGGTCTTCGTGTTCGCCGTGGGACAGGTGGCGCACGGCATCGTCGCGGACCCGCACTGGGCGCGCGCCGCCGCGGCGCTCGGCCTGTTCGCGACGCTCTGGTGGACGTGGATCGGCTTCGCCGTGCTGTACAACCGCCGCGGCGACGACAGCCGCGTCGCCGACCGGCTGTTCGTGCTCGCCGGCACGATCCCCTGCGGGATCGCCGCGACGCAGGCGCACCACGTCTTCGAAGGGCACCCGGCGATCTTCGCCGCGGCGATGGCCGCGGTCCGCCTGATCCTGGCCGCCGCGCACCGGTGGCCGCGCGACGGGATCGACCAGCGGCGGATCAGCGTGGGCTACGCGGTTTCGGCCGTCCTGTTCGGGGTCTCGGCCGCACTCCCGCACTCGTGGGCGTCGTGGGCGCTGTGGGCGGTCGCGCTGCTGCAGGAGGCGGGGTTCCTGCTGCTCGGCGACCACCGCGAACGGCGTCGCGGCGAGCGGCCCACGCGCGAAGCCCGGTGGCGGATCATGCTGGCACCGCCGCGCGACCCGAACCTGGCGGTCGACTCGGCACACCTCGCGGAGCGGTTCGGGCTGTTCATGATCCTGCTGCTCGGCGAGCTGGTGATCACGGTCGGCACGGCGGCACTGGAGCGACCGGCCGACGACCTCGGGTACTGGCTGGCCCTGGCCGGCGGGCTCGTCCTGGCGGGCGCGCTGTGGTGGGTGTACTTCTCCTCGGCGGCGGAGATCTACGAGCGGATGCTGGGGTTCTCGGGCGGCAACCCGGCGCTGGCGTATTCGCTGTACGCGGGCGGGCACCTGCTGCCGGCCTTCGCGCTCGTGCTGATGGCGGCGGGGGTGAACCTGTCCCTGGCCGAGTCCCCGCCCACCGCGGCGGTGTGGTTCACGACGGCGGGCCTGACGATCTACCTGGCCGGCACGAGGGTCTTCGCGATGGGGTCGCACCGCTGGTACTTCGGGCTGGCCCGGGTGGCGGCCCTGGCGGCGACGGCGAGCCTGGCGTTCCTCGACCGGCTGCTGCCGGCCCCGGCGGTGGTGCTGGTGATCGCGGTGTGGGCGGCCGGAACGGCCGCGGTGACGACAGTGATCCGCCGCCGGAGCCTCACCGACCTCGGCGACGACCCGGTGGCGTTCTTGAGGCAGGCCGCCGACCGGCACCGGGACAGCGGGTCCCGCGGCTGA
- a CDS encoding RICIN domain-containing protein, which produces MDLSRQRPRVRRGLAALLITGALTGASAVALPAPAQAADESVSVDFSAAGGAPTYRASGWIYGMTENASGPPDHFYRDVNFQAMRAGGAQLDSPGGWVSGKYDRRWNATRAQLLRTRSLGGQFVLLVHDLWGADGYPISRFPGDNGDWTDYDNFLTRLIGDVRATGAPVEWDIWNEPNISLFWNRPQSQYFAMWQRAYQRIRAAFPAQAIVGPSLAGVPSTAGSWWTQYLDFVRGSNTVPDIVSWHSLPGDPVANVAAADASLGSRGIPHPRPYQINEYGASNEQNPGDGAWYIARLERAGADGLRANWASAGNLHNDLANLLVRTSSGRYQPKGEWWAYRFYASQTGQLVATKPSPGYDPFATKAAGMAKVLVGGGGTTGNVAVALQRLDTTSGVVQNNQVRVIVQRIPYNGGAAVQSPVTIQDSVAAVSGNAVTVNLPHTTIDDALSITLLPPSDGGFQSVAVAQHSQQCLDNTDLSTADGNRQQQDVCDGGAQQQWNFRPVAGVPGAYAIVNQQSGKCLEVAGASAADGAAVQQRTCTDGATNQQFSPRRVTYGGNDPHDYQLVARHSGKCVDVSGVSTAARGAVIQWTCKPVSQNSPLNQTWRLWGRGPA; this is translated from the coding sequence GTGGACCTCTCGCGCCAGCGGCCCCGCGTCCGCCGTGGCCTGGCCGCCCTCCTGATCACCGGAGCACTGACCGGTGCTTCCGCCGTGGCCCTTCCCGCGCCGGCCCAGGCCGCGGACGAGTCGGTCTCGGTCGACTTCTCCGCCGCCGGCGGCGCGCCCACGTACCGGGCCTCCGGGTGGATCTACGGCATGACCGAGAACGCGTCGGGGCCGCCCGACCACTTCTACCGGGACGTGAACTTCCAGGCGATGCGGGCCGGGGGAGCGCAGCTGGACAGCCCGGGCGGCTGGGTGTCGGGCAAGTACGACCGGCGCTGGAACGCCACCCGCGCCCAGCTCCTGCGCACCCGCTCGCTCGGCGGCCAGTTCGTCCTGCTCGTGCACGACCTCTGGGGCGCCGACGGCTACCCGATTTCGCGGTTCCCCGGCGACAACGGCGACTGGACCGACTACGACAACTTCCTCACCCGCCTGATCGGCGACGTCCGGGCGACCGGTGCCCCGGTGGAGTGGGACATCTGGAACGAGCCCAACATCTCGCTGTTCTGGAACCGGCCACAAAGCCAGTACTTCGCCATGTGGCAGCGCGCGTACCAGCGCATCCGGGCGGCCTTCCCGGCGCAGGCGATCGTCGGCCCCAGCCTCGCCGGGGTCCCCTCGACCGCGGGGAGCTGGTGGACGCAGTACCTCGACTTCGTCCGCGGTTCGAACACGGTGCCGGACATCGTCAGCTGGCACTCCCTGCCGGGTGACCCGGTGGCGAACGTCGCCGCGGCCGACGCGTCACTCGGCTCGCGCGGCATCCCGCACCCGCGGCCCTACCAGATCAACGAATACGGCGCGTCGAACGAGCAGAACCCCGGGGACGGCGCCTGGTACATCGCCCGGCTCGAGCGGGCCGGCGCCGACGGGCTGCGCGCCAACTGGGCGAGTGCCGGAAACCTGCACAACGACCTCGCCAACCTGCTCGTCCGCACCTCCTCGGGCCGGTACCAGCCCAAGGGCGAGTGGTGGGCCTACCGCTTCTACGCCTCGCAGACCGGTCAGCTCGTGGCCACCAAGCCCAGCCCCGGCTACGACCCCTTCGCCACGAAGGCGGCCGGGATGGCGAAGGTCCTGGTCGGCGGCGGTGGCACGACCGGGAACGTCGCGGTCGCCCTGCAGCGGCTGGACACCACCTCCGGCGTCGTCCAGAACAACCAGGTGCGGGTCATCGTCCAGCGGATTCCCTACAACGGCGGGGCCGCGGTCCAGAGCCCGGTCACCATCCAGGACTCCGTGGCTGCCGTATCCGGCAACGCCGTGACCGTGAACCTGCCGCACACCACGATCGACGACGCGTTGAGCATCACCCTGCTGCCCCCGTCGGACGGCGGCTTCCAGTCCGTCGCCGTCGCCCAGCACTCCCAGCAGTGCCTGGACAACACCGACCTGAGCACCGCCGACGGCAACCGGCAGCAGCAGGACGTCTGCGACGGCGGAGCTCAGCAGCAGTGGAACTTCCGGCCGGTGGCCGGCGTCCCGGGCGCCTACGCGATCGTCAACCAGCAGAGCGGCAAGTGCCTCGAAGTCGCCGGTGCTTCGGCCGCCGACGGTGCCGCCGTCCAGCAGCGCACCTGCACGGACGGCGCCACGAACCAGCAGTTCTCGCCGCGCCGGGTGACCTACGGCGGCAACGACCCCCACGACTACCAGCTCGTCGCCCGCCACAGCGGCAAGTGCGTCGACGTCAGCGGGGTCTCCACGGCCGCCCGCGGCGCGGTGATCCAGTGGACGTGCAAGCCGGTCAGCCAGAACAGCCCCCTCAACCAGACCTGGCGGCTGTGGGGCCGGGGACCGGCCTGA
- a CDS encoding arabinofuranosidase catalytic domain-containing protein produces the protein MRVFVVVAAMVVTALAGAIPASAAPAPLVSAASGRCLNVKGGTDTQGATLEIQDCTGGAGQAYEFTAAGELRTMSGTRCVDASGNGTSPGTAAIIWSCHGGANQQWRQNADGTISGVQSGLCLDVTGAGTANGTAVVLWTCHGGSNQQWSAGTTPPPPSGTAPCDIYASGGTPCVAAHSTARALYGTYAGNLYQVRRSSDNTTRNIGVRAAGGTADAAAQDSFCTGTSCVITVVYDQSGRGNDLWYQGSSVVPGSNQSSPAKATSEPLTVGGSKAYSLYINPGNSYWRDGHATGVPTGSAPEGMYMVTSGTHVNSGCCFDYGNSETTRKADAAGAMDAINFGTECWFGGCQGSGPWVQADLEWGLYPGGSQQWNPNQRALPSKFVTAMLKNNGTSRFALKGSNAQSGNLTTMWDGALPGGYSPMKKQGAIILGSGGDCCKPGGGANLSAGTFYEGAMVAGYPSDATENAVQANVVAAGYR, from the coding sequence GTGCGCGTGTTCGTGGTGGTGGCCGCGATGGTGGTGACGGCGCTGGCCGGGGCGATACCGGCCTCGGCCGCGCCGGCACCCCTGGTGAGCGCGGCGTCGGGACGGTGCCTGAACGTCAAGGGCGGCACCGACACCCAGGGAGCGACGCTGGAGATCCAGGACTGCACCGGGGGAGCCGGGCAGGCGTACGAGTTCACCGCGGCGGGTGAGCTGCGGACGATGAGCGGCACGCGCTGCGTGGACGCCTCCGGCAACGGGACCTCGCCGGGCACGGCGGCGATCATCTGGTCGTGCCACGGCGGGGCGAACCAGCAGTGGCGGCAGAACGCCGACGGCACGATCAGCGGCGTCCAGTCGGGGCTGTGCCTGGACGTGACCGGCGCCGGCACGGCCAACGGCACCGCGGTCGTCCTGTGGACCTGCCACGGCGGCAGCAACCAGCAGTGGAGCGCCGGGACGACCCCGCCGCCCCCGTCCGGCACGGCGCCGTGCGACATCTACGCGTCCGGCGGCACCCCGTGCGTCGCCGCGCACAGCACGGCCCGGGCGCTCTACGGCACTTACGCCGGCAACCTGTACCAGGTCCGGCGCTCGTCGGACAACACGACCCGGAACATCGGCGTCCGGGCGGCGGGCGGCACCGCCGACGCGGCCGCCCAGGATTCCTTCTGCACCGGCACTTCCTGCGTCATCACCGTGGTCTACGACCAGTCCGGACGCGGGAACGACCTGTGGTACCAGGGATCGAGCGTGGTCCCGGGGTCCAACCAGAGCAGTCCGGCGAAAGCCACGTCGGAGCCGCTCACGGTCGGCGGCTCGAAGGCGTACTCGCTGTACATCAACCCGGGCAACAGCTACTGGCGCGACGGCCACGCGACCGGGGTACCGACCGGCAGCGCTCCCGAGGGCATGTACATGGTGACCAGCGGGACGCACGTCAACAGCGGCTGCTGCTTCGACTACGGCAACAGCGAAACGACCCGGAAGGCCGACGCGGCCGGCGCGATGGACGCGATCAACTTCGGCACGGAGTGCTGGTTCGGCGGCTGCCAGGGCTCGGGCCCGTGGGTCCAGGCCGACCTCGAGTGGGGGCTGTACCCCGGCGGCAGCCAGCAGTGGAACCCGAACCAGCGGGCGCTGCCGAGCAAGTTCGTCACGGCGATGCTGAAGAACAACGGCACATCCCGGTTCGCGCTCAAGGGCAGCAACGCCCAGTCGGGCAACCTCACGACCATGTGGGACGGCGCCCTCCCCGGCGGCTACAGCCCGATGAAGAAGCAGGGCGCGATCATCCTGGGCAGCGGCGGCGACTGCTGCAAGCCTGGCGGCGGGGCGAACCTGAGCGCGGGCACGTTCTACGAAGGGGCGATGGTCGCGGGCTACCCGTCGGACGCAACCGAGAACGCGGTGCAGGCGAACGTGGTGGCCGCCGGCTACCGGTAA
- a CDS encoding MarR family winged helix-turn-helix transcriptional regulator has protein sequence MVTDGAHEIAVPAFGGYHACVTQTWQEHDGADAALAALRAMVLIADSTVERNTEQLTLTQFRALRVVVDRTPVTMGRVARELAMNPSSVTRACDRLVALNLLEKAPNPLNRRETLLAPAGPGRQLVDRVDRDRRRVLAGVLSRLDPATRAAAITAFERFAGAVEADESDSRSLLRRAN, from the coding sequence GTGGTCACCGACGGCGCTCACGAAATCGCTGTACCCGCTTTCGGCGGCTATCATGCTTGCGTGACGCAAACGTGGCAGGAGCACGACGGCGCCGACGCGGCTTTGGCGGCGTTGCGGGCGATGGTGCTGATCGCCGACTCGACCGTCGAGCGGAACACCGAGCAGCTGACGCTGACCCAGTTCCGCGCGCTGCGGGTGGTGGTCGACCGGACCCCGGTCACGATGGGCCGGGTGGCGCGCGAGCTGGCGATGAACCCGTCGTCGGTCACCCGGGCGTGTGATCGGCTGGTCGCGCTGAACCTGCTGGAAAAGGCCCCCAATCCGCTCAACCGGCGCGAAACGCTGCTCGCGCCGGCCGGGCCGGGGCGGCAGCTCGTGGACCGCGTCGACCGCGATCGCCGCCGGGTGCTGGCGGGTGTGCTGAGCCGGCTCGATCCGGCGACGCGGGCGGCCGCGATCACCGCGTTCGAGCGGTTTGCCGGAGCGGTCGAAGCGGACGAATCGGATTCGCGTTCACTTTTGCGTCGCGCAAACTAA